The following proteins come from a genomic window of Gynuella sunshinyii YC6258:
- a CDS encoding alanine/glycine:cation symporter family protein, which yields MTRKHFLISIYILLVTMLSSGMAQAKSIDESVNTVFSAATGWFVSLIFAPIPGTSFPWIVVWLVTAASIFTVYFGFLQFRTIPHSIALVKGDYADPNDAGEVSHFQALATALSGTVGLGNIAGVAVAIGIGGPGATFWMIMAGLLGMASKFTECTLGVKYRNEYKDGSVSGGPMYYLSKGFAEKGLPGGKVLAIMFSIFCILGSFGAGNMFQANQAHAQISGLFGNYPGWITGLVFAVLIFLVIVGGIRSIANVTEKIVPVMGVLYVGSALVILILNADKILWAIEQIFAGAFTGLGVAGGLTGALIQGFKRAAFSNEAGVGSAAIAHSAVQTKEPVTEGLVSLLEPFIDTVVICTMTALVIIVTGQLMTDPETGKYLLSETGHIVTVHGSSGVALTSDAFASAFGWFPYLLMAAVIMFAFSTMISWSYYGLKAWTFLFGETRKAELTFKLLFCLFVIVGAASSLGPVIDFSDASLFSMAVINIIGLYVLMPIVKTELNSYMSRLQDGSIVKYKNSKTREAKS from the coding sequence ATGACCAGAAAACATTTTTTAATTTCCATTTACATACTATTAGTAACCATGTTGTCCAGCGGAATGGCGCAGGCAAAAAGCATTGATGAGTCGGTCAACACTGTTTTCTCTGCCGCCACGGGCTGGTTTGTCTCACTGATCTTTGCGCCGATTCCGGGTACATCTTTTCCCTGGATCGTTGTCTGGCTGGTAACTGCAGCCAGCATTTTTACCGTTTATTTCGGCTTTTTGCAGTTTCGTACCATCCCTCATTCAATCGCTCTGGTTAAAGGTGATTATGCGGATCCCAATGACGCTGGCGAGGTGAGTCATTTTCAAGCCCTGGCAACTGCATTGTCCGGTACCGTCGGCCTTGGCAACATTGCGGGGGTTGCTGTTGCAATTGGCATTGGTGGCCCTGGCGCAACTTTCTGGATGATTATGGCCGGCTTACTTGGCATGGCCTCAAAATTTACCGAATGTACCCTGGGTGTTAAATATCGCAACGAATACAAAGATGGCAGTGTATCGGGTGGCCCGATGTATTATCTGTCCAAAGGTTTTGCTGAGAAAGGCCTGCCTGGTGGAAAAGTGCTGGCGATCATGTTTTCAATTTTCTGTATTCTTGGCTCGTTTGGTGCCGGCAATATGTTTCAGGCTAATCAGGCTCACGCTCAGATCAGCGGACTGTTTGGCAACTATCCCGGCTGGATTACCGGACTGGTATTCGCCGTATTGATTTTTTTGGTCATCGTCGGTGGCATCCGTTCAATCGCTAACGTGACCGAAAAAATCGTTCCGGTTATGGGCGTGCTATACGTTGGCAGTGCCCTGGTTATTCTGATACTCAACGCAGATAAAATACTCTGGGCCATAGAACAGATTTTTGCCGGCGCCTTCACTGGCCTGGGTGTTGCTGGAGGCCTGACCGGGGCGCTGATCCAGGGCTTTAAGCGGGCCGCGTTTTCCAATGAGGCCGGCGTCGGTTCAGCAGCCATCGCCCACTCCGCCGTGCAGACCAAAGAGCCAGTCACCGAGGGTTTGGTTTCACTGCTTGAACCATTTATTGATACAGTGGTGATCTGCACCATGACCGCATTGGTTATCATCGTAACCGGCCAGTTGATGACCGATCCGGAAACCGGAAAATATCTGCTGAGCGAAACAGGTCATATCGTTACCGTTCACGGTAGTTCCGGCGTGGCACTGACATCAGATGCCTTTGCTTCGGCTTTCGGCTGGTTCCCTTATCTGCTAATGGCAGCGGTTATCATGTTTGCATTTTCGACCATGATCAGTTGGTCTTATTACGGCCTTAAAGCATGGACGTTTCTGTTTGGTGAAACCCGAAAAGCAGAGCTCACTTTTAAGTTATTATTTTGTCTGTTTGTGATCGTTGGTGCTGCTTCCAGTCTCGGACCCGTTATTGACTTTTCTGATGCCTCACTATTTTCAATGGCGGTGATAAACATCATTGGTCTCTACGTCCTGATGCCAATTGTGAAAACCGAACTGAACTCTTACATGTCGCGGTTGCAGGACGGTTCCATTGTGAAATACAAAAACAGCAAAACCCGGGAAGCCAAATCCTGA